A part of Cannabis sativa cultivar Pink pepper isolate KNU-18-1 chromosome 6, ASM2916894v1, whole genome shotgun sequence genomic DNA contains:
- the LOC115724737 gene encoding gamma-glutamyl peptidase 3 — protein MKKVDEQRDDINHEKRFGLLLATKDSEYVKNMYGGYLNVFMAAFGEEGERWDLFRVVEGEFPELEELAKYDGFVVSGSPYDAYGNQPWIIKLCSLLHTLDSMGKKVLGICFGHQVICRALGGKVGKADSGWDLGIRKVKITKDLVPLISRYVKELEMELELDDIPASLSIVECHQDEVWEVPLGANVIAYSDKTGVEMFTIEDHILGIQGHPEYTKDILNNIIDRLLNNHSIERGLAEDAKFKLQIGEPDRKCWEKICRNFLKGT, from the exons ATGAAGAAAGTTGATGAACAAAGAGATGATATTAATCATGAGAAAAGATTTGGTCTTCTTCTAGCAACAAAGGACTCAGAGTACGTGAAAAACATGTATGGAGGTTACTTGAATGTGTTCATGGCAGCTTTTGGAGAAGAAGGAGAGAGATGGGACTTGTTTAGGGTTGTTGAAGGAGAATTTCCTGAATTGGAAGAGTTGGCTAAATATGATGGCTTTGTGGTTAGTGGTAGTCCCTATGATGCTTATGGCAATCAGCCTTGGATTATCAAACTTTGCTCTCTCTTGCACACTTTGGATTCCATGGGCAAGAAAGTCCTTGGTATTTGCTTTGGTCATCag GTGATATGCAGGGCACTGGGAGGGAAAGTAGGGAAAGCTGATAGTGGGTGGGATTTGGGGATAAGGAAGGTGAAGATAACAAAAGATTTGGTGCCATTAATAAGTAGATATGTAAAAGAATTGGAAATGGAATTGGAATTGGATGATATCCCAGCTTCTCTTTCCATTGTAGAATGCCACCAagatgaggtttgggaggttccTTTGGGTGCAAATGTTATAGCATATTCAGACAAAACTGGGGTGGAGAtgttcaccattgaagaccataTTCTTGGTATTCAAGGTCACCCTGAATACACCAAAGACATTCTCAATAACATCATTGATCGCCTTCTCAACAATCACTCCATTGAG AGAGGTTTGGCTGAAGATGCAAAGTTTAAGTTGCAAATAGGTGAGCCAGATAGGAAGTGCTGGGAAAAGATCTGCAGAAATTTCCTCAAAGGAACATAA